Proteins co-encoded in one Sulfurovum xiamenensis genomic window:
- a CDS encoding DUF4395 family protein encodes MNNIVESKYTLIDENQLRIVATLVALTMVAYVFLGYKSLLILLIYHFFISIYLSPSLSPLEFIANRISLLFSYNLNNKETSEKEFALHLALFITCGLIVLELFGYIKLESTLILLLVIWKIVEASTKICFGCKLYQYIKKNGIEIISL; translated from the coding sequence ATGAATAATATAGTAGAGAGTAAATATACACTTATTGATGAAAATCAGCTACGTATCGTAGCAACATTAGTGGCACTAACTATGGTAGCTTATGTATTTTTGGGCTATAAAAGTTTATTGATATTATTGATCTATCATTTTTTTATTAGTATATATTTGTCACCTTCACTGAGCCCTCTAGAATTCATAGCAAATAGAATTTCCTTATTATTTAGTTATAACTTGAATAACAAGGAGACGTCAGAAAAAGAGTTTGCTTTGCATCTTGCACTTTTTATCACTTGTGGTTTGATAGTCCTGGAATTATTCGGATACATAAAATTGGAGTCTACTTTAATTTTACTGTTGGTAATTTGGAAAATAGTGGAAGCAAGTACGAAAATATGTTTTGGTTGCAAACTTTATCAGTACATAAAGAAAAATGGTATTGAAATAATTTCATTGTAA
- the hypF gene encoding carbamoyltransferase HypF, whose product MKHNTYKIIINGTVQGVGFRPFIYQLATQFSLMGTVSNDTKGVEIIINTTEKILHNFLQNIKNDLPPLASIDSIHTETIELKAFKDFQIISTNKEGKRTVRIPPDVSICKECQAELFDPSNRRYGYPFITCTNCGVRYSIINDLPYDRKNTSMKFFDMCNTCEKEYTNPLDRRYHAQPIGCWDCGPQLALFGNAGQNVFSSKIIDKTVELISKGNIIAIKGVGGYHLICDATNDAAVQKMRVRKRRPSKPYAVMVSNLEEAKKIAVINEHEEELLMSKERPIVLLDTKEKSYSKHVAPGISRIGLFLPYTPLHVLLLKKLNRPLVATSANITDEPICTNMESLKKLQSVYDYVLDHNRDIVNGCDDSVVMVVEERQIILRRARGYAPSSIKLPFKLDQNILALGANQKSTVAIGFDKEVILSPHIGDLNSIDSVGYFKKNIQTLARVYDFTPDIVMYDKHPNYESTKYALANYENTRGVQHHYAHILGVMAEKKITTKVLGVAFDGTGYGDDGKLWGGEFLVCDYEGFERVAHIKYFKLLGGAKAIKEPKRVALSLLFDIYGEDALSLDIPTIKAFSSEELKTYFIAWGKGLNSPLSSSVGRIFDAVASLLGVCQVMSYEGESGILLEELYDDRVEGYYPFGYNNGKIDILPIIKTMLSEQHINIAVSKFFHSIVEIICTIHKQHNLPLILSGGVFQNRILLGLVLQKIPEAIISNAIPPNDGGIALGQIVFSMQKQLKNKGK is encoded by the coding sequence ATGAAACACAATACCTATAAAATTATTATTAATGGTACTGTACAAGGCGTAGGATTTCGCCCATTTATTTACCAACTTGCCACACAATTTAGTCTTATGGGTACAGTTTCTAATGATACAAAAGGTGTAGAAATAATCATTAATACTACAGAAAAGATATTACATAATTTTTTACAAAATATAAAAAATGATTTACCCCCATTAGCCTCTATTGATAGTATCCATACAGAAACTATAGAACTTAAAGCATTTAAAGATTTTCAAATTATTTCAACAAATAAAGAGGGTAAAAGAACAGTGCGAATACCTCCAGATGTGAGTATCTGTAAAGAGTGTCAAGCTGAACTATTTGACCCTTCTAACCGCCGCTACGGATATCCGTTTATTACTTGTACAAATTGCGGTGTTCGTTATTCTATTATTAATGATTTGCCCTATGACCGTAAAAATACTTCTATGAAATTTTTCGATATGTGCAATACATGTGAGAAAGAATATACAAACCCACTGGACAGACGCTATCATGCACAGCCAATTGGATGTTGGGATTGTGGACCACAGTTAGCATTATTTGGTAATGCGGGTCAGAATGTTTTCAGTTCAAAAATTATCGATAAAACAGTAGAACTTATCTCTAAAGGAAATATCATTGCTATCAAAGGTGTAGGGGGTTACCATTTGATATGTGATGCGACCAATGATGCTGCTGTGCAGAAGATGCGAGTACGTAAAAGACGACCGTCCAAACCATATGCAGTGATGGTTTCCAATCTTGAAGAAGCAAAAAAAATAGCTGTTATCAATGAACATGAAGAGGAACTACTCATGTCCAAAGAACGTCCAATCGTATTATTGGATACTAAAGAGAAAAGCTATAGTAAACATGTAGCACCAGGCATTTCGAGGATAGGACTCTTTTTACCGTATACTCCTTTGCATGTATTACTGCTTAAAAAACTTAACAGGCCTTTAGTTGCTACTTCTGCCAATATAACCGATGAGCCTATCTGTACAAATATGGAATCACTTAAGAAGTTACAGAGTGTATATGACTATGTACTAGATCATAACCGTGACATAGTCAATGGCTGTGATGATTCTGTGGTGATGGTTGTTGAAGAGCGACAAATAATACTTAGACGAGCAAGAGGATATGCACCTTCGAGCATCAAACTTCCATTTAAACTAGATCAAAACATATTAGCTCTTGGAGCAAACCAAAAAAGTACTGTTGCCATAGGTTTCGACAAAGAAGTCATACTCTCTCCGCATATAGGTGATTTAAACAGTATTGATTCTGTAGGATATTTTAAAAAGAATATACAAACGTTAGCACGTGTTTACGATTTTACGCCGGATATTGTGATGTATGATAAACATCCAAACTATGAATCGACTAAATATGCTTTAGCTAATTATGAAAATACAAGAGGTGTCCAGCATCACTATGCACATATCTTAGGAGTCATGGCAGAAAAGAAAATAACAACTAAAGTATTAGGTGTAGCATTTGATGGAACAGGATATGGAGATGATGGTAAACTCTGGGGTGGTGAATTCTTAGTTTGTGATTATGAAGGATTTGAGAGAGTAGCACATATAAAGTACTTCAAACTATTAGGAGGAGCTAAAGCCATTAAAGAGCCTAAAAGAGTAGCCTTGAGCTTACTATTTGATATATATGGAGAAGATGCTTTAAGTCTGGATATACCAACTATAAAAGCTTTTTCTTCTGAGGAGTTAAAGACATATTTTATTGCATGGGGAAAAGGATTAAATTCCCCATTAAGCTCTTCCGTTGGGAGAATTTTTGATGCTGTGGCATCTTTACTTGGTGTATGTCAGGTGATGAGTTATGAAGGGGAGAGTGGCATCTTGCTTGAAGAGTTGTATGATGATAGGGTAGAAGGATATTATCCTTTTGGATACAATAATGGAAAAATTGACATACTCCCCATCATAAAAACTATGCTCTCAGAGCAACATATTAACATAGCTGTCTCAAAGTTTTTCCATTCCATCGTAGAGATAATTTGTACAATACATAAGCAGCATAATCTACCCCTTATCTTAAGTGGAGGAGTGTTTCAAAATAGGATATTACTTGGCTTAGTTTTACAAAAGATACCTGAAGCTATTATTTCTAATGCTATTCCACCAAATGATGGCGGGATAGCATTAGGACAGATAGTATTTAGTATGCAAAAACAATTAAAAAATAAAGGAAAATAA
- a CDS encoding DUF2061 domain-containing protein, producing the protein MKEKAYRSIIKTISWRTIGTLDTVVISYLITSNFKMAASIGSIELFSKMILYYFHERGWNKVSLGRHQSSKDDQSI; encoded by the coding sequence ATGAAAGAAAAGGCATATAGATCAATAATAAAAACGATTTCTTGGAGAACAATAGGAACACTTGACACTGTAGTCATATCATATTTGATAACTAGTAATTTCAAAATGGCTGCATCAATTGGTTCGATTGAACTTTTTAGCAAAATGATTTTATATTATTTTCATGAGAGAGGTTGGAATAAAGTTAGTTTAGGAAGGCATCAGTCGAGTAAAGATGATCAGAGTATATAA
- a CDS encoding CDGSH iron-sulfur domain-containing protein: MKHPVRVKLEAGEKYLFCTCGNSDDGVLCDGSHKGSTFVPREFIATRTAESYLCRCKKSYNGVYCDGNHAKRESLKLDFLDS, encoded by the coding sequence ATGAAACATCCCGTAAGAGTAAAACTTGAGGCTGGTGAAAAATATCTTTTTTGTACTTGTGGCAACAGTGATGATGGGGTACTATGTGATGGAAGCCATAAAGGAAGTACATTTGTTCCTAGAGAATTTATTGCTACTAGAACAGCTGAAAGTTATCTTTGTAGATGTAAAAAAAGTTATAATGGGGTATATTGTGATGGAAATCACGCTAAAAGAGAAAGTCTAAAATTAGATTTTTTAGATAGTTGA